TCTACAACAGTGACGATTACCCTTTTGGTAGTTCCTTAGACCCTTTAATTAAACAAGCCTTTGAGGCGACTGTCAGAACTAATGTTTATGTTACTGAGAATGCAAATATTGCTTGTGTGTATATAATTTTAGTGGGGGAAATGCAAGAGCCCGTAATGCCAAAACCTACTGAACTAGAGCAACAGTTGCACTCTTTGCCATACTGGAGGACTGATGGACATAACCATCTCATCATCAATTTGTCAAGGAAATCAGAAACTCAGAACTTTCTTTACAACATCAGCACGGGGCGTGCCATGCTTGCCCAGTCTACGTTTTATGATGTGCAGTATCGACCGGGGTTTGATATTGTGGTGTCACCTCTGGTCCATGCTATGTCTGAACCTAACTTCCTAGAAATCCCACCCCAGGTGCCAGTCAAGCGTAAATATCTGTTTAGTTTCCAGGGGGAGAAGATTGAGTCTCTCAGATCTAGCTTGCAAGAAGTTCGCTCTTTCGAAGAGGAGATAGAAGGCAACGCCCCGGCTGACTACGATGATCGCATTATCACCACCCTGAAGGCTGTTCAGGACAGCAAGCTGGACTTTGTTTTGGTGGAGTTCACATGTAAGAACCAGCCTAAGGCGAGTCTGCCCACTGAGTGGGCTCTGTGTGGAGAAAGGGACGACAGACTAGAGCTACTGAAGCTATCTACTTTTGCACTGATAATCACCCCTGGGGACACCCGGTTAGTGATCTCTGCTGGGTGTGCCATGAGACTGTTTGAGGCTCTGGAAGTCGGAGCCATCCCGGTGGTTCTTGGAGAGCAAGTCCAGCTACCCTACAACGACGTGATCCGGTGGAACGAGGCAGCCTTAGTCATACCAAAGCCACGTATCACAGAAGTGCACTTTCTTCTGAGAAGCATTTCTGACAACGATCTCCTTGCCATGAGGAGGCAGGGCCGCTTCTTGTGGGAGACTTACTTCTCCACCTCTGATAACGTGTTCAGCACAGTCTTAGCTATCATAAGGACTCGAATCCAAATCCCGGCTGCTCCTATCCGAGAAGAAACTGCAGTGGAGATTCCTCACCGATCTGGCAAAGCTGCTGGTACAGACCCCAACATGGCAGACAACGGCGACCTGGACTTAGGGCCTGTGGAAACAGAACCACCCTATGCATCTCCCAAATATCTCCGCAACTTCACCCTCACTGCAATGGACATCTATAGGAATTGGAATTCCGCTCCGGGGCCTTTTCACCTCTTTCCCTATACTCCCTTTGACCCTGTTTTGCCATCGGAAGCGAAGTTTTTAGGGTCTGGGACTGGATTTCGACCCATAGGTGGAGGAGCAGGCGGCTCTGGGAAGGAGTTCCAGGCTGCTTTGGGTGGCAACGTCCCCCGGGAGCAGTTCACAGTGGTGATGCTAACTTATGAGCGGGAGGAAGTTTTGATGAACTCCCTAGAAAGGCTCAATGGTCTCCCATACTTAAATAAAGTTGTGGTAGTGTGGAACTCTCCCAAGCTTCCCTCTGAGGATCTCTTATGGCCAGACATTGGTGTTCCAATCATGGTAAGAAAGATATTGATGTTATGGGCTCGCTTCCTGGTGGGGTTTGTGCGTTCAAGCTGGCTGTGGCAGCTCTGAAGTGCGTCAGTGCAGCTTAGTCATCTGGGACAGCATTCATCTTGCAGCCTTGGAGATGTCTGTACCTGATCTGGCCTCTTTATCTGTGGCAAAAAACAGGGAGATGAAAGGCATGACTCATCTGGCCCATTTAGGTGTTTGCATGAGAATGCTTTGGCTTGTCTTCTCCAAATGCTGGTTTGAAATTCAGGTGAGATGAACTGCTGTCATGAGAAATCAATCTGCAGCCTTCTGCTTGTGCAATTCAGGACCTGATAGGTAGGAGTCTAAATGGTAAAAAATTGGGGTCTTTGCAGGTGTTGGGTATGTGGTGCTCTTGAAGCAATAAGTGTATGGAGCCTGATAGGAATCTCAGGGCTTAAAGCTAAGGGTTCCTTTTTATTGAAAATCTTTGCTTAGGAGTTGAAGTGTCACACTGTGAGGACAGGTGGCACTTTATAAATAGCTAAATAGGGactgtttctctgcttttccgGATAAATCTTTCATGAAAACAAGAGAGGGACCAActgaagctgtgctgtgcaggtgttAAGGGCCTCAAAAGACATCTATCACTTTGTATTACAAGGGATGGGGAAACACGTAAGCCAAGGCCAGTGTGACTGTGAATGTCTGTGCTATAGAGGCTGCAGTGGGTTTGGGCTGGGTGTGGGCTGATTTCTTTCCCAGCCACACTGAAGAAGCAAGAGCTTCAAAGACAGATGTCCCTTCTGGTGCCCAATTACTCACTTGCATATTGGCTCTGTTACTTTTAGGAAATTCCTTCTCCccaaattaatattaatttctttattttaggGCTCCTCTGTAATCTCAGCACTGTTATTGGTCAGTATTAAATGTAAATCTCCAACTGCACTCTTAGACAACAAGCATAACGCTTCTAATAAGAAGCAACGCTGTGTTGTTTGAATCCAGTCGTGTTTGGAGGACAAATGGAAGGATAATGCGTTAGGAattagggaaggaaaaataaaaggggagGATGGTATTTAAGTACGCAAACTGCGTGTGCTTTATGTGACAGGATGCTGCTAAACTTAATAGCAACGTGAGCTTTATGCTTCATGCAAAGAGATTCAttgatttcatattttgttttattattattgtggTGAATAAATCCTTTTGCTCGCATTTAAAAAACCCTTATGGTCCAGGGACAATGAGGAGAGAAAATTGCTTGGATAATTGCAAAGTAATCTTTCACATTAGTCCTGTTGAATGCTTGAATTCTGTAAAATCTTTCCGTTGTGCCTGCTTAAAAACTCTGTGTTCCTTCAGAGCCGAAGCACAGGGATTGTTCTCTTTGGAGGAGCTAATGGGTGTTAttagtgaaaggaaaatatgtttGGTGATGGacattaatgctttttttttttccccctctgctctCATTTGTACAAATACGGTGTTGGTGTCCCACTTGATTTTCAGGGACTTAGACACACGGACTGGCTGCATGCTTGGTTTGTATGCAGCCTGGAATGGTTCAGTGCCGTTTGGCTCAAGAGAAGGAGATGTCTCCAGAAATGTCTATTTGGGGGTTTTGGATGGTAACTGTGCATTTGTTGCCAAGTTCTGGAACTtggctggagcacagcaagCTTCGGTCAGGTCTTTATAGAATGAGCAATATTGCTCTGATGACAGGCGTGTTTTTTCTCCCGTTTTTCTAAATGCCATGTTTTCTGGGTCTCTGATAAGAGCCTTAACCCTTTGCAGTTTCCAGACATCCATCTCACTAACCTGTATATCCGCCTCCTGGTCTGCTTAAATCGTGCTAGCAGCCTGTAAGTACTCATCTATGTGGtgttgtagaatcacagaatcacaaggtggCTTGGGTTGACAGGGGGCTTAGAGCCCagccagccccaacccctgccatagGGACATCTCCCATAGACCAGGCTGCTGATGCTGAAaacagctgcagggctgtgacTTTCGTTTTGTTGCAgggaaaaaatgtcttttgatGGGGGAATATCCAATTCTCTCAGATCTTGAAGCAATGCTTTGTCCTTGTATAACAGCTATGCACCAGTGCAGAGCTTTGTGATTAAATACAAAGTTTAGAGGGAAGCTGGGGGGGAGAGACGTGGCTGAGGGCAGATTTGGAGCCCCACTGCGATGGAGgtggctgcaggcactgcctgACTGTGATCCCAGagcacagcacctgcagccAAGATGATTGAGGCTATTTGCAGTATAAAGAGACAAAGCCATGTGTGGATCATGGAAGAGCCCCTCAAAGCTTTGCCACCATTTGACTCTAGCAGCAGGCTTGGTTGATGCTTGGAAGTCCTTGGTTGTGCTTGGGTGTAAAGAATCACCACTGTATGGTTTCCCTGCGGGGCTGGCAAGAGCAACGAGTGGGGCTCTGTTCAATCTCTGACACTTCGATGGGTAATCATGGAACcatagaacagcctgggttgaaaaggagcacaatgctcattcagttccaaccccctgctatgtgcagggttgccaaccagcagaccaggctgcccagagccacatccagcctggccttgaatgcctccagggatggggcatccacagcctccttgggcaacctggtccagtgtCCCACCACCCTCTATGTGAAAAACGAGATTATCAGGGCTGCAGAATATATCTGTTCTCTtcagttttatcttttatttagGTATAGTTTTCTTTTGATCACATCAGTTACTGGGTAAGATTCTTTAGCTGCATGGGAGCCTGCGATTAAAAGATTCTGGCTCTGTACTGGGCTTGAAGTGACAGGGtgcaaatataattttaatgtaaAGATGTGTGTGTAGTCATTCAAGGTTGCCCTTGGAACAGATGTAGGTAGATTGCCCTCGAATTTGAAGTGCCTTTGCGCTATGCAAGTTGTTCCTATCTCACATTAAatagcactgcagcagaaaaacacaaaggTTCCAAGTGAGTATTCTGTTTGTGCAGGTTTAAAAGCTTCCTTTCTGCAAGTGTTTGCATCTGTAGCACTTCATTAGGAGAACTTAGGCAAACAGAAGAACCTGCAGAGCATCACcactgctgtgcccacagccacatctcAGCCTCGCTTGCCCCTCCTGGCAGCTGTGACACCGCGGTGACCTCGTGCTGTGTAACCTTGGTGGTTTGCTTGTCCCTCGAGATGTCTGCACATCTATGACAGTCACAATATcttcaaagaatgaaaacctGTCCATGTCACCTGCTAAGTGGGATGGCAGTGCTAAAGATGCTGTTGTACACCTTGCCTGGGAGCTGTGTTCCTGGAGTGAGGTAAGAGGGAAAAGGGACTTGCATTAAATTTCTGCTCTGAACGGGTGGAAAGACTGCACTGGGGTTTGAGTGAGATAGTGTACACACATTAATCTCAGAAGGATttccagcagcaggacaaagAACAAGTCATGAAGGAGAAGACACGGTTCAGGCGTGGGATGGAGACTTCAGCCTCCTCTTTCAGCCTTTCCACATTCAGGGTTTCTAACTGACATCCAGGCGATGACAACAGAAGCTCACTTGTTGCTGTGCATTTCCCTGGCAGCTTTTTCACCCGTGTGAATAAACGTTAAAGGaagcaaatgaagcaaaacacCAAGTAAACCACACACCCAGCCCACATAAATGGCAATAAGGTGCACCCAAGAAGATTCAGACCTTGCTGCATTCTGCTCTGGTGCTgttgtgctggttttgctggcTGCAGGGAATATGCATGTGCTTCCTCTTCAGAACTGTAGTGTAGCAGTTTGCCCAGTCCTGATGCTTAATGAAGCCAGTGCATGGTTTTAGCAGCTTTTAGATCCTTTGGAGGCAGCTCACTGCCTGTCTTcatgtggctctgagcaggaCATGGGTTGTGGTAGGGGACAGGATTCTTATTTCTGGTCTCATTTTAATCCTACAACTCTAAAGCAAAGAGTTGAGTTTGGACAGCCAAAGGTACTTGAAGggaatttattttaacatactTAGTAGGTATTTCAGAAGGCTACCAGTGCTGCAGGTGTTcagcagagaaaacacaaagcCCCGAACAGCGAGGTGATTAAACTCAGCAGCAGCTTGCACTCAAAACAGCCACGGATCCTCCAATGCAGCAATTAAATTCTCCATTTCCCATTCAGAAACTTGCCTAAAAGCCTCCAGGACTGCAGCCTGAGGCAGGGAAGCAATCGGAGCACTCCACCTCCCTTCCCTCTTCGATGCATGCTTTTTCCTCCTTGCGTTTCTCATTGTGTCTGGAGGAGGTTGGGAAAGAGAGGACTCAGCTCAGAAGGGCCCTAAATTTGGTTTTAATCTCAAgtttaaacaagcaaacaaagaagaCTTGGGCCCCATCTATGCATTTGCATCCATCCCACTCCAGCATCTTCAGGTCTGTCCCTCAAACTGAGCAAAGATGCGTTTTTAGCACTTATGTTCTGTCTTCAGTTCATGAGAAGGTCTCTTAATTTTTAAGTTTCCCAGCCCAAGGGAGAGATTTTGGGCTCCGGGGGCTTTGTGCCATAGCGCAGCCACACACATCCCTGCTTGCCAAAGGGCTCTGAACAACcccagaaaagacagaagatgGAAGATTTCATGAGGATGAGTGCTTCATGCATCGCTTACAGTAGTGCGTCTGCCACACACTGCCATTTCCAGGCTGCATTGCCTTTTGTTTATCTTATCCTTTTTTGCTTTTGGCTCAGTGCTGACATTCCCATTCTCATATCCGTTGGTTTGGATGCATAGCTGGGAGAAGTGGCAACACCTGACAGCTTGGGAACCTGCATGCAAACTTACCGAACCGTCCGGTTTCACTGGAGATTGGGTGTGCTGGAGGCAGAAGAGGAGTGAGATGAGCCCTTGCTAGCTGCTAGGCAAGGTTTTGGTACTGACCTGAAGTTGGGAGTATTGCCAGGAGAGGGTTTTGGATCACAGTTACCCAGATGCGTTGtggttttactttgttttgaggtgctgcagcagctctccctgtGTCCCGGCAATGTTTGATCAACTTTGTTTTGGAAACCTTTGCAGAGGGGTGCAGGCATCGTGTGTGGAACACCAATGAATCCATAGTCTAAAGCTTATTCATCCCAAAGTGGTTTATCCATAATCTGTGCTCACGTTGGAAGAACTCATAGCCTGAGTCTCTGACTTCCATTTCTGTGGTCCTTCAGCAACGGAGtcaaggctggaaaagccctgcagcagctcgttttctccttttcctcaggGTTAGGAGGTGTTTGCTTGTAGGCATTTATGAGCAATTTGACTGGGTTCATTGCCAAGGCCAGCTACTGTGGCTGTTGGCAGTGACTAATCCTTTCCTTAGAGTTTTGTTGCAGAATAAGCAGCAAGCTTTGATCTctgcagcctgtcccagtggTGTCACGTCCTTTTCTGCTGGCTTGGTGGCCGGCTGGGCAAGCTTATTCAATTTAGCAGCTTGTTTAAGAAGGAATAATCTTTGGAAGAATTCAAATCCAAAAGCATTGATGCCTTGCAGACCTGTTGGGTTGTGCTGGCCCTTGAGTGAATCAGGAGCCAGGGGGAAATGCCACATGTCCTTTTGCTTTGTTAGAGCTTTGCAAGAAGGCTGCAAGTATTGTGAAGTGTCTAGAGGGCAAGACGGATGAGGAGCAGCTTTGTTTGGCCCAGAAgagactgaggggaggcctcatggcggcctgcagctcctcatggCACCTCACAAGGAGGAGTGAGGGAGAGGAGTGAGGGCAGTGGGCCTGGCCCCAGCGCTGGAGCTCAGGGAACGCTGGGACACCTCACTCAGCCATAgggtttgggtggtgctgtgcagagccagggCTTGACCTTGGTGATCCCTGCGGGTCCCTTTCTGCTGGGGACATGCTGTGGCTCTTGCAAAGCGCAGACTtgcactgcagctgtgtgtTTGCTAGCTGTGTCCGTGCCGCTGCCAGGCGTGTAGCACCACCTGCTGCCTGCCTGAGGAGCCCGGTGAGCCTTCAGATCCCCAGGAGTTTGCTGTCTCTCTCTATACTTTCACCATATCCCAGCAACAAATTGGCTGCTTAGTTTACCTGTGCTGCTAAAACCCAGATGCTTGTCACTCTGGGGCCGAAGCAGGGGAGCAGCGAGGCGTGACCGTGTGCTGATAATGTAACAAGCAGCTCGGGCCTCTCGGGGATTTGCACACTGAATATTAACTCAGACAGCCTTGCAGTGCACCACTGCTATTGCCTCAACCCAGTGCTTAGTTCTCCTGTGTGCCAGGAGCATTTCCGTAGACAAAATGATACAGCGGTCTGCCTTGGGATTCCCTTGGCTTAGGATGCAGCAAATGGGGTTGGTaaccagaagaaagaaaggccCTTGCTTTGAGCCAAGGAAAACCAAGGAAAGGAGTCATTGCTGAAGACGACTGTGTGTGTAATCAGATGCTTCTTACATGGGAAAGCTTGTAAACGTCTTCAGAGCCCAGCCCACGGTGTTGCATCCTCCAGTCAGGAGATGGTTCCTTATTCCCACGAAGTGGTTCCTTGTTCCCAAATTTACCAGTGGGCTGGCAgtagcacagcagctgcagtaCTATTCATCTTCTGGACACCTGTAGTCCTTTTCCCACAAGAAATCTGACGCTGCTCTCCCTTCTCTGTCTGAtggttgctttttcttcaattttcttgCAAGCCAACTCTGTAGTTAGTGATGAAGTATGATGGCtctcctttctgtgctgtgaataTGGAGCTTTTCACCTCCCAAAAAGCATCCGGCTCCTTCCAGCAATGCTAGAGGAAGAAGCCCATCTTGTGAAACCATTCAGTAAGCAGAAAGGTGATGGAGGAGCTGAGTTCTGAACCAAGGGCTGCAATTTATTTGCCTGACCACTGTATCCTGTTTCACTACAGATCTGTGTTAGCCCAGTGAAAAAAGTTTGACATGGAACATCTAAATTTTGGGTTTCCCAGACTGCCTTGAGTCTGGAGTGTCTGCACTACCATCTTTACTGTGGAAGAAACCTTAcagggaacaaaacaaaagcatttttctgcaaGTGTAGCAGCTGTGAGCTAGATAACTCTGTAAGAATGctcattttcctcttgctgTGAATGTGGGTGACAAAGTACAGTGGTTTCAAAACACTGGTGATAATTAAGTTCAGTTTATgggaattttaaaaaggaattgtttttaattatacCTAATTAATGTGAACTTTGTAATTTCTAACACAAAGAGGTCCTTAATTCCTAGCCCATACTGTGGGTTGTTGGTGGTTATGGTTGCCTGCATTTATCCCAACCATCTATTTCTAAGTAATGCATTCACAGCCTCTTGATGAAAGCCTTTGTTTCCCCCctgattttctttcatgctttaATTGAAGTTTAGGAAAGAAGGGATGGTGCTGCTGCCGCCCTCCGCTTGTCTGCACAGTAGCGTGTACCTGGAGAATGAGCATCCAGCCCTGCAGATGAGCAAGGGGGGAACCTTCAGAAACCAACACAGGGCTGGAATCCTGTTGGTTACAGATGGCCCTGCCACATCAGCGAGACAGCATTTATCTCAGATGGCCTGTCTGCTGAaacttcctttcctctttgtttGACCACTGTCAGGGTGATATCCTGACTCTATTCTCTCGTATTTTATAGGTATTTGTATAAACTGCAAGAAcatctccttgagagcagccctgtgaagaaggacttgggggtcctggtagacaagaagctggacatgagccagcagtatgtgcttgcagccaggaaggccaactgtgttctgggctgcattaaaaaaccccttttttaatgtaagcagagggaggtgattgtccccctctactcagctcttgtgaggccccatctgcaggaCTGcttccaggcctggggcccccagcacaggaaggacgtggagctcttggagcgggtccagaggagggcactgagatggtcagagggctggagcacctctcctgtgaggaaaggttgagggaactgggcttgtttaacttaCAGGAGAGAAGgatccagggagacctcattgtggccttccagtacttgaagggagtgtataaacaggagggggaacggctgtttgtgagggtggatagtgataggacaagggggaatggttttaaactgagacaggagaggtttaggtgagatcttaggaggaagtttttcagccagagggtggtgaggcactggaacaggttgcccaaggaggctgtggatgccccatccctgcaggcattcaaggccaggctggatgtggctctgggcagcctggtctgctggttggtgacctgcacatagcagggggttggaactggatgagcattgtgctccttttcaacccaggccattctatgattctatgatatttgaGCTGATGGAAATTCCTTTTGTCCATGAGCTGTACTCATTccagagaaaaatgagagataAAAATGCTGATGAAGGAATCGTGGTACGGATTTGCTAGTTCTTTTCTTCTGGCATTATACAGAAGAGCTCTCATCTCTGGGGAATGGATTTGAGGACACTTGCCGGCAGAAAGCTGTCTTTATTTCATCCACAGCCATCAGAACTTTCTCAGTGAGATTTCAACTTCATAATCTCCACAGAAAACTTCTCATCCTCAGTGTACCTGGAAGCCAGAAGTGGAGGTGCGTGACTGAGCGTTCTTCGTGCTTCTTGCTCCCAGCAACATAAGCATTAATGCATCCTCTGTCCTCCCCTCACCAAAAATAACCTACCTGCAACTTGATGGCATCATGGCTTTGCTTATATACCAAGTTTCTATACCAGCGTTTTAATAACTGCTCTCTAATTTGTGAGTAGTGTGTCCACATTCCTTCCTTCGTTAATTGAGATACAGTGTTCACTTTGAGGCCCCAGATATGAATGTCTGTATTAGAAGCCTTCAAGGATGGGACACATCCGCTTCTAAATGCTGAACGGCATTGTCAAGCATCATTAAGCATCATGTATTCAAGCTGGCAAGACGTACAGATTTTACCAAA
This genomic stretch from Meleagris gallopavo isolate NT-WF06-2002-E0010 breed Aviagen turkey brand Nicholas breeding stock chromosome 2, Turkey_5.1, whole genome shotgun sequence harbors:
- the EXTL3 gene encoding exostosin-like 3 — its product is MTGYTMLRNGGVGNGGQPWLLRWSSRIRLTWLSFILFVILVFFPLIGHYYLTTIDDADDAGKRIFGPRTGNELCEVKHVQDLCRIRESVSEELLQLEAKRQELNSEIAKLNLKIEACKKSIENAKQDLLQLKNVISQTEHFYKELMAQNQPKLSLPIRLLPDKDDATFPLPKSNRNCRLHNCFDYSRCPLTSGFPVYVYNSDDYPFGSSLDPLIKQAFEATVRTNVYVTENANIACVYIILVGEMQEPVMPKPTELEQQLHSLPYWRTDGHNHLIINLSRKSETQNFLYNISTGRAMLAQSTFYDVQYRPGFDIVVSPLVHAMSEPNFLEIPPQVPVKRKYLFSFQGEKIESLRSSLQEVRSFEEEIEGNAPADYDDRIITTLKAVQDSKLDFVLVEFTCKNQPKASLPTEWALCGERDDRLELLKLSTFALIITPGDTRLVISAGCAMRLFEALEVGAIPVVLGEQVQLPYNDVIRWNEAALVIPKPRITEVHFLLRSISDNDLLAMRRQGRFLWETYFSTSDNVFSTVLAIIRTRIQIPAAPIREETAVEIPHRSGKAAGTDPNMADNGDLDLGPVETEPPYASPKYLRNFTLTAMDIYRNWNSAPGPFHLFPYTPFDPVLPSEAKFLGSGTGFRPIGGGAGGSGKEFQAALGGNVPREQFTVVMLTYEREEVLMNSLERLNGLPYLNKVVVVWNSPKLPSEDLLWPDIGVPIMVVRTEKNSLNNRFLPWDEIETEAILSIDDDAHLRHDEIMFGFRVWREARDRIVGFPGRYHAWDIPHQSWLYNSNYSCELSMVLTGAAFFHKYYAYLYSYVMPQAIRDMVDEYINCEDIAMNFLVSHLTRKPPIKVTSRWTFRCPGCPQALSHDDSHFHERHKCINFFVKVYGYMPLLYTQFRVDSVLFKTRLPHDKTKCFKFI